The following proteins come from a genomic window of Coregonus clupeaformis isolate EN_2021a chromosome 2, ASM2061545v1, whole genome shotgun sequence:
- the LOC123481546 gene encoding uncharacterized protein LOC123481546 has product MDEIASESFVMARFPKKRLLSEVHDVNSPTTDGSSDSCHPEEDVAAISTRSRSEGKEIHQRKKRHLPLSNEEGDHGYCEDDVNLPTDTDSSCNGGPPEEDVVATSTRSQSEGNEIHQRESPSPTIINAPDQPTDPQNQVDFDLRETFDILQKKVCIQKMNKKYTWPFLNPTGVLYVAILELENMKNKPLIVISYTKDFLFEKYN; this is encoded by the exons TAAAAAGAGGCTCCTGTCTGAAGTGCATGATGTGAACTCTCCCACCACAGACGGTTCTTCTGATAGTTGCCATCCTGAAGAGGACGTGGCTGCTATATCAACCAGATCCCGCAGTGAGGGGAAGGAGATCCACCAACG TAAGAAGAGGCACCTACCGCTGTCTAATGAGGAAGGGGATCATGGGTACTGTGAGGATGATGTGAACCTTCCCACCGACACAGACAGTTCTTGTAACGGAGGGCCTCCTGAGGAGGACGTGGTTGCTACATCAACCAGATCCCAGAGTGAGGGGAATGAGATCCACCAACG AGAGAGCCCCAGTCCTACTATCATCAACGCTCCAGACCAGCCAACGGACCCCCAAAATCAAGTTGATTTTGATTTACGtgaaacatttgacattttacaaAAAAAAGTTTGCATTCAAAAAATGAATAAGAAATATACATGGCCATTCTTAAATCCAACTGGTGTTCTGTATGTTGCAATTTTGGAACTTGAGAATATGAAAAACAAACCTCTAATAGTTATTAGTTATACCAAAGACTTTCTTTTTGagaaatataattaa